DNA sequence from the Arthrobacter sp. V1I9 genome:
CTGCCCCAACGGGGTCGGGACCAGCTCTACAGGCCGGCCTTCGCCTGAACGCACAAGGCCCGCAACGGGAGCATCGGCGTCGCTCAGCCGTGCCTGAAGCTGGGCTCCCCGCTCCAGGCGCGCTCCCGCCGTCGATCCGGCGGGAGCGAAGCGGGCGTACAGGACACTGTGCGCGTCACCTTGGGGCGGAAGGACGAAGACATGCGCCGCAGAGGAACGCCAGTACCTCAGGGCACCTGCGGGAATGCCCCACTTCAGGCCTACTGCATCGGCCACCGGCGAGCGCCACTCGCCGTCGACCGTTGCTTTCATTCCTGAAATCTGGCTCAAGGGCAACATGCTGCCCATCCTGCCACGGCGGCCGCTCCTGAAATTCAGCCCCAGTCGCTGCCGGGGGCACCCTGACCTAGGGAAAGCCTTGATAGGTGACCATATGGTCACCTATCATTATTCCTATGGATGCCGTGTTCAAGGCGCTCGCGGACCCCACCCGGCGGGACTTGCTGGACGAGCTCTTCCGGGAAGACGGGCAGACCCTCGGTGCTCTTGAAGGCCGCTTCGACATGACCCGGTTCGGGATCGCCAAGCACCTTCGGATCCTGGAGGAAGCCGGGCTGGTGGTGGCCCGCCGTCGGGGGCGTGAAAAGCTGCATTTCCTTAACCCGGTCCCTATCCGGCTCGTCCATGACCGCTGGGTGAGCAAATACGCAGAACCATGGGCCGCTGGCCTCAGCGACCTCAAATCCAGATTGGAAAGTCCCATGGAAAAAATCTTCGAGATCTACATCAAGACCACCCCGGAACGGCTCTGGGAAGCCATCACGGACAGCGAAATCCGCAGCAAGTACCAGTTCGGAAACACCATCCAAACCGACTGGACCCCGGGCGGGCGCTTCACTATGAACAACCTGAAGGCCGGCGCACCGCTTGGCGAAGGCGAGAACCTTGAGGTGGACCCGCCGCGCCGCCTCGTCCAGACCATGCGCGCGCTCTGGGGCGATGACGTCAAAGCCGAAGGAACCTCAAAGATCACGTGGGACATCGAACCGGTGGGTGATTCCTGCCGCCTCACCGTCACCCACAGCGACCTCCGCGAGGGCGCCAACGAACAGCTCTACGGCGGCTGGCCGATGATCCTTTCCGGCCTGAAGACCTGGCTGGAGACGGGCGAGAAACTCACCACGCCCGGCTCACTGATGTATACCTGAACTGGCGGACGCAGACCTTACTACGGCGCGTCGACGTCGTTCGAGGGCTGTGATGATGGCTTGCAGGGAGTGGGGCTACCTGGCCGGTGGCCGGTTGGTGCCGCCCCATCCCCTGCCCCGCAGGTTGCGCGTGGCCACCAGCGAACCGCCGATGAACAGCACGCCCAGGACCACGATCGCGACGCCCACGTAGAACCATGCACCCCGGCCGAAGATCATCAACGCCGCGCCCAGGATGCACAAGCCCTTCGCGGTGATGTCCAGGTACAGCTGCGTCTTTGGAGAAGCCATAGCTCCACGATAAACCAGGCCAACACGGGTCCGCACGGCCCTTCGAAGCCGGGCTACTAGGTCCGCTGCCGCCACAGCAGGCACACACCGAACGTCACTAAACACAGGACCAGCATGGCGAGCACCATCCGCGCCCAGCTTTCCTGGTCCACGCCGGCGGCCGCGAAAACGCCGATCATCACGGTGGCGGCAATTGCCCCCACGTACCGGCAGGTCTGGTAGATACCGGCCGCCACTCCCCGCTCCTGCGCCCGGGTGGAGACAAACATGCCCTGGTTGGTGGCGATGCTCACCGTTCCGTACGGGATACCCATCAGCGCTGTCAGCACCACCACCAGCGGAATTACCAGCGTCACGGTGAGCAACCACATCAGCGCGGCCACGGCGGTCAAGAGTACGACGCCGAATATCAGCACGTGGCGCACGCCGAACTTTTCCATAGCCTTGACTGCCCACGGCGTGGCGACGACGGACATCGCGGCGAGCGGCAGCATCAGCAGGCCCACCACGCCGGGATCGTAACCGCCCGCTTCCTGCAGCAGCTGTGGCAGGCCGAAGAAGACAAAGTAATAGACGCTGCTGAACACCGCGAAGCCCAAGTACACCAGCATCAGGGGGCGGTTGCGTCCCAGCAGCCGCAGATCCAGGAAGGGCCGGTTGAAGCGCAACTCGCGCCAGGCGAACAACACACCGATCACCGTTCCAGCCCCCAGCATCCACCAGCGGTAGCCCGGCGCCACGTTCAGCGCCGCCATCATCACCAGCAGCAGTGCGGTTACGAAGGCCAGAATCCCGGGGATGTCCGAGTCCCGGATCAGCTCGGCAAAGCTGCCGCGTTCCCGGGCTTCGTCCTTTGGCGCGGCCTGCCGAACGATCAGCAGCGCGGCGAGCGCCAGCGGAACGTTGACCAGGAACAGCGCTTCCCAGCCCACAAAGCTCACCAACAGGCCACCCACCACAGGCCCCACTGCCGCCGCCGACGTGTTGGCCATCTGGAGCCGGCCCAACGGACGGGCGGAGTCCACGTTGGCCCGGTGCGCAAGGGCTCCCACCATTACCACCGCGCTGGGATAGGCGGTGGCCGTACCAAGTGCCATCACGGCCCGGGCCACGCAGAGCAGGGCGAAGTTCGGCGCGAGCGGTGCCAGTGCGCAGGTAACGGCAACCAGTGCCATGCCGAGCATAAACATCCGCCGCGGTCCGAACCTGTCGGCGAGCCTGCCCATCACGGGCTGGCCCGCGGCTGAGGCAAGGTAGAAGGAGGTAACCACCCAGGTGACGGCAGCTACGTCGAGCCCGAAGTCGGCGCGGAGCACCACCAGGGCCACGGCGATCATTGAGGAGTTGAGCGGGTTCAATGCCGTGCCCAAGCTGAGGCCTGCGACGGCCAGGGCAGTCCGGGGTTTGTTGCTCACGGAAACAGTCTGGTGCACCGGCCCGGGCGTTCGCGACTTTGATGAACACCGCGGGACGCGCAGGTGCAGGGCCAGCTAGCGGGTGCGGGCAGCGAGCGCGGCGTCCAGGAATTCCAAGTGGGCGGGGGCCGTGCGAACCGTGTTCGCCTCATATTCGGGGTGCTTGGTCAGGAACTTCTTGATGTAGGGGCACACCGGCACGATTCCGAACCCCGCACTGACCGTCTCGTCCAAAGCCGCCGTGGCGAGCTGCCCCGCCAAACCTTGCCCGCCGTATTCCTCGTTGATCACGGTGTGGTAGAAAATCCGCTGGGGTGAGGCGCCGCCGTCGTAATCCTTGTACGCGGCCTTGCCGATCACGTTGCCGGCGTCAAGGATTTCGAAGCGCTGGTGGCCGGGGTTGTGGCGGACGGTGATCTGGCTCAAGGGGATCTCCTTCGATGCGGTTATATTGCTGCCCGTGCAAAGCCTAACCCGGGCCGGGCAGCCCTTATTTCCGTATCGGTTTCCCCACGAAGACCATCGTCCGCCGTTCCGCCTTAGCTCAGGTACCCATTCGGGTTAAGGACGTACTTGGTGGCTGCGCCGGCGTCGAACTCCGCGTAGCCCTTCGGCGCTTCTTCCAGCGTGATGGGCTTGGCGTTAACGTTCTTCGCGATGCTCACCCTGTCATGCAGGATGGCCATCATCAGCTGCCGGTTGTACTTCATCACCGGGCACTGCCCCGTGGTGAAGCTCAGCGACTTGGCCCAGCCGGTGCCCAGGCTGAGGCTCAGGGCGCCCTTCTTGGCGGCCTCGTCAATCCCGCCCGGATCACCGGTGACGTAGAGGCCTGGGATGCCGAGGGCACCGCCGGCCGCAGTGATGTCCATTAACGAGTTCAGCACCGTTGCCGGAGCCTCCTCGGCGTCCCTGCCGTGCCCCTGCCCGCGCGCCTCGAAGCCCACTGCGTCCACGCCGCAATCCACTTCCGGTACGCCGATGATCTGTTCGATCTGCTCTGCTGGGCCTCCCTTGGTGAGGTCCACCGTTTCGCAGCCGAAGCTGCGGGCCTGCGCCAGCCGGTCCTCGTTGAGGTCCCCCACAATTACGACGGCGGCGCCCAGCAACTGCGCGCTCGTCGCCGCTGCAAGGCCCACCGGACCTGCCCCGGCTACGTATACGGTGGAACCAACACCCACCCCGGCGCTGACGGCGCCATGGTAGCCCGTGGGGAAAATGTCCGAGAGCATGGCCAGGTCCAGGATCTTCTCCATGGCCCGGTCCTTGTCCGGGAACTTCAGCAGGTTCCAGTCGGCGTAGGGCACCAGCACATAATTCGCCTGGCCGCCCACCCAGCCGCCCATATCCACGTATCCGTAGGCGCTGCCCGGACGGTCCGGGTTCACGTTCAGGCAGATACCTGTTTTGCGTTCCTTGCAGTTGCGGCAGCGCCCGCAGGCGATGTTGAACGGCACCGAGCAGAGGTCGCCGACTTTAATGAATTCGACGTCGCGGCCCACTTCCACCACTTCACCGGTGATCTCGTGACCCAGCACCAGGTTGGCCGGTGCGGTGGTGCGTCCGCGAACCATGTGCTGGTCCGATCCGCAGATGTTGGTGGCCACGGTTTTGAGGATCACGCCGTGGTTCACCGGACGTCCAACGTTGGCGGGATTAACGCCGGGCCCGTCTTTGAGTTCGAAGCTGGGGTAGTCGATGTCGATTACTTCAACCTTGCCTGGCGCTTTATAGGCAACGGCTTTGTTCCCTGTCATCTGTGTCTCCTGTAGTCAGGCCCCCGGTAGGGCAGCCGTGATTGGGGTAGGTGATGTACCCCTGCAGGCAGTGCCCCGCGCCGATCAGATGGCGCCTCCTTTGGTGCCACTGATCAGGTGCCGACGCTCCTGGGCTGGGGTCTGCCCAGTCTAAGCAGGGCCGGGGAGGCCGTTCCAGAGTCATAAGGGAGGGGGCTCTACCCTTTTTCGGATTAGGGGTTTTGGGAACCCCATGACTTCCGCTGCGAAGCCTTGTAGTGTCGGCACCGGATGCAGCCAGCAGCTAAACCATTTGTTGACGAAGGAGCGGACATGGCAGTCAGTGACGAAGAAGCACAGGTATTGGACCAGTGGAGCAACCGGCTGGCCCAGGCCCTGCAGATCCTGGACCTGGACGTGGACAACGAGCTGCTTCTTGATTTGGCCCGCAAGTCAGCCGAGTCCGTTATCCACCCGGCCGCGCCAGTCACCACGTTCCTGGTGGGCTATGCCGCCGGCCTGGAAGTCGGGACCGGCAGTGCCGGTACGCGGGAAGCGTCGAGCGCGGCCGTTTCCAAGGCCGCCGGCGTGGCTTTCGGGCTGTGCGAGGACGGACACGACGGCGGGCCCGCCAGCAGGGGCTGGGCGGACACCGGGCAATAGCTACCCTGCCGCCGTCGGCTCCTCTTCGAGGACCGGAACGGGCACCAGCCGGACGATCACGGCCTTGGACGCAGGCGTCTGGCTTCCCTCTGCCACGCTCTCCAGCGGCACCAGGACATTCGCCTCCGGGTAGTAGGCCGCCGCGCACCCGCGCGCCGACGGGTACGACACCACCCGGTAGTTCCGGAGCACCCGCTCCACGTTGTCCGGGTACACACCGTGGATGTCCACGTGCTGGGCGTCCGCAAGTCCAAGTTCGGTGAGGTCCGCCGGATTCACAAACACCACCTCGCGGCCCTTCTTGATGCCACGGTACCGGTCGTTGTGGCCGTAGATGGTGGTGTTGAACTGGTCGTGCGAGCGGATGGTCTGCAGGATCAGGGTGCCTGCAGGCCGTTCCACGTGTTCCAGTTCGTTGACGGTGAGCATCGCCTTGCCGGTGGGAGTGTTGAAGGTGCGGGAGTCGCGCGGCCCGTTGGGAAGGACAAAACCGCCGTCCTGCCGGATCTTCCGGTTGTAGTCCTCACAACCCACCACCACGTGGGAGATGTGCTCGCGGATCAGGTCATAGTTCTTTTCGAAACCGGCCCAGTCCGCGGAGATCCGGTCCCCCAGCACCTGCTGCGCCAGCCGGCAGACGATGGCCACCTCGGACAGCAGCCCCGGCGCCACAGGCTCCACCGTTCCGTGGGAGGCGTGCACCGCGCAGACCGTGTCCTCCACCGAAACGAACTGCGGCCCTGACTCCTGCCTGTCGATCTCTGTCCGCCCCATCGTTGGCAGGATCAAAGCCTCTGCCCCGGTTACCGCGTGCGAGTGGTTGAGCTTGGTGGAGATCTGGACTGAGAGCTCGGTATGTTCCATCGCCGTTTCAGCTGCGCGCGTATCTGACATGGCACCCACGAAGTTGCCGCCCAGGGCTATGAACACCTTGATGCCGCCGTCGCGCATCTGCCGGATGGTTTCCACCGCGTCCGCGCCGTGCTCCCGGGGCGGTTCAAAGCTGAATTCCTTGCCCAGCGCGTCCAGGAACGCCGGCGGCATCTGCTCCCAGATGCCCATCGTGCGGTCCCCTTGGACGTTGCTGTGTCCGCGGATGGGCGAGGCGCCGGCACCGGGTTTGCCGATGTTTCCGCGGAGCAGCAGGAGGTTGACGATCTCCTTGATGGTGGCGACAGCTTTCTTGTGCTGTGTGATGCCCATGGCCCAGGTGATGATCACCTTTTCCGCGCGCAGGTAGCGGTCTGCCAGTTCGTCGATCTCCTCGGACCGCAGCCCAGTGGCCTCAAGGACGGCCGCGTCGTCCAGGGTGGCAAGGTGCGCCTGGAGTTCCTCCAGCCCCAGGCAGTGATCCTCGAGGAACTGATGGTCCAGCACCGTCCCCGGCGCTGCGGCCTCGGCGTCCAGGACCCGCTTGGACACGGCCTGCAGCAGCGCCATGTCCCCGCCGAGCCGGATCTGGAGGAACTGGTCGGCCAAGTCCGTGCCGTGGCCGATGATCCCCTTCACCTTCTGCGGGTTCTTGTAACGCATCAGGCCCGCCTCCGGCAGCGGGTTGACCGCCACGATGCTGGCCCCGGCTTCCTTTGCTTCCTCGAGGGCGGTGAGCATCCGCGGATGGTTGGTGCCGGGATTCTGGCCCAGGATGATGATGAGGTCCGCTTTTTCGAAGTCGTTGTAGGAGACGGTGGCCTTCCCGACGCCGATGGTCTGGCCCATTGCCCATCCCGAGGATTCGTGGCACATGTTGGAGCAGTCGGGCAGGTTGTTGGTGCCGTACCCGCGGATAAACAGCTGGTACAGGAACGCGGCTTCGTTCGAGGTGCGGCCGCTGGTGTAAAACGCTGCCTGGTCCGGGCTGGGCAGGGACTTGAGTTTCTCCGCGATGATCCCGAATGCCTGATCCCAGCTCACGGGCCGGTAGTGGTCTGCGCCCGCGGGCTTGTACACGGGCTCCGTGAGGCGGCCCTGCATGCCCAGCCAGTACTCGGACCGCTCCCGCAGTTCACTGACGGGATGCTCGGCCCAGAACTCCGAACTGACCACCACAGGGGTGGCCTCCCAGGTGACTGCTTTTGCGCCGTTCTCACAGAATTCGAACGTCTTGCGGTGGCCGGGGTCCGGCCAGGCGCAGCTCATGCAGTCAAAGCCGTCCTTCTGGTTCAGCGCCAGCAGGGTTTTCCGCGACCTGTCCACGCCCATGTGCTTCAACGCAGGCTGCATGGAGTGGTAGACGCCGGGCACTCCTGCGGCCCAGGTTTTGGGATGTCCCGTCACCTCAAGCTCGGACTCGTCGGCTTCTTCGACCTTCGGGTTTTCGCGCGTCACGATGCACTCTCCTTGCTCGTCCCGGCCCCAAAACGTCCCAGCTTCTGCCGGCGGACCAGTTCCTTCCACAGTTGTTCAGGGTGGCCGGGAAGTCAAGGATGGGCGGCGGGCAAGTGGACAACAGCCACGCCGTGCAGGAGGAAGGGTTTGTCCACACAGCGATGACCGGCACGACGGCGGGTCCCGGCCCGCGCTAGGCTTGGTACCTCGGCTGAAGCAAGCGGCCGCAGGAACAACTGTGCGGAGCCGCTCCCAAATGTCCGACGATCTTGCCCTTACCGCCCTCGCGGCGTCGTCCTTTTCCCTGCCCGAGCTGCGTGAGGGCCAACTGGATGGCATCCGTGCCCTCGCCGGCGGCCGCGATGTCCTGGCCGTGATGCCCACCGGCTACGGCAAATCCGCCATCTACCAGGTCGCCGCCCGGTACCTGCAGAACACCACGGGGCGTCCCGCCGTCGTGGTTTCCCCGCTGATTGCCCTGCAGGAGGACCAGCTGGACGGGCTGGCCGGGGAGCTGGGCGAGGGCGCCGCCGTCGCCGTCAATTCCGCGCGCAGCGACTCGGAGGTGGAGGCCGCCTGGCAGGCTGCCGAGTCCGGCGAGGCAACGTACCTGTTCCTCGCACCGGAGCAGCTGGCCAAGCAGGAATCCGTGGACCGCATCGCCAAACTGGAAATCTCCATGTTCGTGGTGGACGAGGCCCACTGCGTCTCCTCCTGGGGCCACGACTTCCGGCCTGATTACCTCAACCTGGGGAATGTCCGCGAACGGCTCGGCAACCCGCCGGTG
Encoded proteins:
- a CDS encoding metalloregulator ArsR/SmtB family transcription factor translates to MDAVFKALADPTRRDLLDELFREDGQTLGALEGRFDMTRFGIAKHLRILEEAGLVVARRRGREKLHFLNPVPIRLVHDRWVSKYAEPWAAGLSDLKSRLESPMEKIFEIYIKTTPERLWEAITDSEIRSKYQFGNTIQTDWTPGGRFTMNNLKAGAPLGEGENLEVDPPRRLVQTMRALWGDDVKAEGTSKITWDIEPVGDSCRLTVTHSDLREGANEQLYGGWPMILSGLKTWLETGEKLTTPGSLMYT
- a CDS encoding MFS transporter — encoded protein: MSNKPRTALAVAGLSLGTALNPLNSSMIAVALVVLRADFGLDVAAVTWVVTSFYLASAAGQPVMGRLADRFGPRRMFMLGMALVAVTCALAPLAPNFALLCVARAVMALGTATAYPSAVVMVGALAHRANVDSARPLGRLQMANTSAAAVGPVVGGLLVSFVGWEALFLVNVPLALAALLIVRQAAPKDEARERGSFAELIRDSDIPGILAFVTALLLVMMAALNVAPGYRWWMLGAGTVIGVLFAWRELRFNRPFLDLRLLGRNRPLMLVYLGFAVFSSVYYFVFFGLPQLLQEAGGYDPGVVGLLMLPLAAMSVVATPWAVKAMEKFGVRHVLIFGVVLLTAVAALMWLLTVTLVIPLVVVLTALMGIPYGTVSIATNQGMFVSTRAQERGVAAGIYQTCRYVGAIAATVMIGVFAAAGVDQESWARMVLAMLVLCLVTFGVCLLWRQRT
- a CDS encoding GNAT family N-acetyltransferase, translated to MSQITVRHNPGHQRFEILDAGNVIGKAAYKDYDGGASPQRIFYHTVINEEYGGQGLAGQLATAALDETVSAGFGIVPVCPYIKKFLTKHPEYEANTVRTAPAHLEFLDAALAARTR
- the fdhA gene encoding formaldehyde dehydrogenase, glutathione-independent; this encodes MTGNKAVAYKAPGKVEVIDIDYPSFELKDGPGVNPANVGRPVNHGVILKTVATNICGSDQHMVRGRTTAPANLVLGHEITGEVVEVGRDVEFIKVGDLCSVPFNIACGRCRNCKERKTGICLNVNPDRPGSAYGYVDMGGWVGGQANYVLVPYADWNLLKFPDKDRAMEKILDLAMLSDIFPTGYHGAVSAGVGVGSTVYVAGAGPVGLAAATSAQLLGAAVVIVGDLNEDRLAQARSFGCETVDLTKGGPAEQIEQIIGVPEVDCGVDAVGFEARGQGHGRDAEEAPATVLNSLMDITAAGGALGIPGLYVTGDPGGIDEAAKKGALSLSLGTGWAKSLSFTTGQCPVMKYNRQLMMAILHDRVSIAKNVNAKPITLEEAPKGYAEFDAGAATKYVLNPNGYLS
- a CDS encoding DUF6457 domain-containing protein yields the protein MAVSDEEAQVLDQWSNRLAQALQILDLDVDNELLLDLARKSAESVIHPAAPVTTFLVGYAAGLEVGTGSAGTREASSAAVSKAAGVAFGLCEDGHDGGPASRGWADTGQ
- a CDS encoding FdhF/YdeP family oxidoreductase, yielding MTRENPKVEEADESELEVTGHPKTWAAGVPGVYHSMQPALKHMGVDRSRKTLLALNQKDGFDCMSCAWPDPGHRKTFEFCENGAKAVTWEATPVVVSSEFWAEHPVSELRERSEYWLGMQGRLTEPVYKPAGADHYRPVSWDQAFGIIAEKLKSLPSPDQAAFYTSGRTSNEAAFLYQLFIRGYGTNNLPDCSNMCHESSGWAMGQTIGVGKATVSYNDFEKADLIIILGQNPGTNHPRMLTALEEAKEAGASIVAVNPLPEAGLMRYKNPQKVKGIIGHGTDLADQFLQIRLGGDMALLQAVSKRVLDAEAAAPGTVLDHQFLEDHCLGLEELQAHLATLDDAAVLEATGLRSEEIDELADRYLRAEKVIITWAMGITQHKKAVATIKEIVNLLLLRGNIGKPGAGASPIRGHSNVQGDRTMGIWEQMPPAFLDALGKEFSFEPPREHGADAVETIRQMRDGGIKVFIALGGNFVGAMSDTRAAETAMEHTELSVQISTKLNHSHAVTGAEALILPTMGRTEIDRQESGPQFVSVEDTVCAVHASHGTVEPVAPGLLSEVAIVCRLAQQVLGDRISADWAGFEKNYDLIREHISHVVVGCEDYNRKIRQDGGFVLPNGPRDSRTFNTPTGKAMLTVNELEHVERPAGTLILQTIRSHDQFNTTIYGHNDRYRGIKKGREVVFVNPADLTELGLADAQHVDIHGVYPDNVERVLRNYRVVSYPSARGCAAAYYPEANVLVPLESVAEGSQTPASKAVIVRLVPVPVLEEEPTAAG